Proteins from one Ranitomeya variabilis isolate aRanVar5 chromosome 1, aRanVar5.hap1, whole genome shotgun sequence genomic window:
- the LOC143806370 gene encoding uncharacterized protein LOC143806370 isoform X2: MGSAGRKDIGHSGVLEHYQQLIVKHLTLTSPVYRRLKENGILTTEQIGLLELEESSDRKVAKLIDVLKSKDHHMFTSFCAVLHETGHHHLAQVLQTAINNKTPLLPEVSSISQHKHALSESIMLHKEYDKKLKEENMQLRRKIQRMQSKFMTKLQELEEKITLAKWERDLAIKEKNILHNENEALQNLNSELQALVRKLEETAFRSDLRNLRTYHSNMKDLGFSVDYLKEKSRRFYPETHLGLVYR; this comes from the exons TGGGCTCTGCAGGAAGAAAGGATATCGGCCATTCTGGTGTTCTGGAGCATTACCAACAGCTCATTGTGAAACATCTCACTCTCACGTCTCCTGTGTACAGAAGGCTCAAAGAAAATGGTATCCTGACAACTGAGCAGATAGGGCTGCTAGAG CTCGAGGAGTCTTCAGATCGAAAAGTTGCCAAACTTATCGACGTGCTAAAAAGCAAGGACCATCACATGTTTACATCCTTCTGTGCTGTACTTCATGAGACTGGTCACCATCACCTCGCACAAGTTTTACAGACAGCAATAAATAACAAAACACCTTTGTTACCTGAAG TATCATCCATTTCACAACATAAACACGCCCTAAGTGAATCCATTATGCTGCATAAGGAATATGACAAGAAACTCAAAGAAGAAAATATGCAGCTGAGGAGGAAAATTCAAAGGATGCAAAGCAAATTCATGACCAA ATTGCAAGAACTTGAGGAGAAGATAACTCTAGCCAAATGGGAACGTGACCTTGCCATAAAAGAGAAGAACATTCTGCACAATGAAAATGAAGCACTGCAGAACCTCAACTCCGAACTTCAAGCCCTGGTCAGGAAACTGGAGGAAACCGCCTTCCGTTCTGACCTAAGAAACCTAAGGACTTACCATTCCAACATGAAAGATCTTGGGTTCAGTGTGGACTACCTGAAAGAAAAATCTAGAAGGTTCTATCCTGAGACTCACTTAGGTCTTGTGTATAGGTGA
- the LOC143806370 gene encoding uncharacterized protein LOC143806370 isoform X1, translated as MYRMRTSRRKVTFNEEPIFMGSAGRKDIGHSGVLEHYQQLIVKHLTLTSPVYRRLKENGILTTEQIGLLELEESSDRKVAKLIDVLKSKDHHMFTSFCAVLHETGHHHLAQVLQTAINNKTPLLPEVSSISQHKHALSESIMLHKEYDKKLKEENMQLRRKIQRMQSKFMTKLQELEEKITLAKWERDLAIKEKNILHNENEALQNLNSELQALVRKLEETAFRSDLRNLRTYHSNMKDLGFSVDYLKEKSRRFYPETHLGLVYR; from the exons TGGGCTCTGCAGGAAGAAAGGATATCGGCCATTCTGGTGTTCTGGAGCATTACCAACAGCTCATTGTGAAACATCTCACTCTCACGTCTCCTGTGTACAGAAGGCTCAAAGAAAATGGTATCCTGACAACTGAGCAGATAGGGCTGCTAGAG CTCGAGGAGTCTTCAGATCGAAAAGTTGCCAAACTTATCGACGTGCTAAAAAGCAAGGACCATCACATGTTTACATCCTTCTGTGCTGTACTTCATGAGACTGGTCACCATCACCTCGCACAAGTTTTACAGACAGCAATAAATAACAAAACACCTTTGTTACCTGAAG TATCATCCATTTCACAACATAAACACGCCCTAAGTGAATCCATTATGCTGCATAAGGAATATGACAAGAAACTCAAAGAAGAAAATATGCAGCTGAGGAGGAAAATTCAAAGGATGCAAAGCAAATTCATGACCAA ATTGCAAGAACTTGAGGAGAAGATAACTCTAGCCAAATGGGAACGTGACCTTGCCATAAAAGAGAAGAACATTCTGCACAATGAAAATGAAGCACTGCAGAACCTCAACTCCGAACTTCAAGCCCTGGTCAGGAAACTGGAGGAAACCGCCTTCCGTTCTGACCTAAGAAACCTAAGGACTTACCATTCCAACATGAAAGATCTTGGGTTCAGTGTGGACTACCTGAAAGAAAAATCTAGAAGGTTCTATCCTGAGACTCACTTAGGTCTTGTGTATAGGTGA